aaTAATATAAGGCttgcatcttgggactcaagttggccattgacatgaacattcaaaaaTTGCtggtaattggagattcagaccttTTGGTACATCAGGTTCTAGGAGAATGGGATACAAAGAATACCAAGATATTACCATATCTGTATTACGTACAAGAATTGATGAAGAGATTCACAAAAATAGAGTTCAAACATGTTCCGAGAATCCAGGACGAGTTTAAAGATGCATTGGCCACTctatcttccatgatacaacacccagacaCAAATTTCATCGACCCTATCCTAGTAGGGATTCATAATAAGTTTGTTTATTGTGCTCATGATGAAGAAGAAACTGATGGAaatccatggttccatgacatcaaagaatatttggcaaaaggagaatacccataGCACGCAAatcatactcagaaatgcacactctgAAGGTTATCCAACCATTTCTTCCAAAGCGGAGGAATCTGTATAGAAGGACTCCAGATCTAGGGTTATTACGGTGTGTTGACGCCAAAGAAGCATCCAAATTGCTTGAAGGGATACATGCTTGGAACTTGCAAACCACACACGAATGGCTTCGTCTTAGCTAAGAAAATATTAAGAGcatgatatttttggatgactatggaaacagactacatCAAGTGTGTCCAAA
The Nicotiana sylvestris chromosome 11, ASM39365v2, whole genome shotgun sequence DNA segment above includes these coding regions:
- the LOC138881732 gene encoding uncharacterized protein, with the translated sequence MNIQKLLVIGDSDLLVHQVLGEWDTKNTKILPYLYYVQELMKRFTKIEFKHVPRIQDEFKDALATLSSMIQHPDTNFIDPILVGIHNKFVYCAHDEEETDGNPWFHDIKEYLAKGEYP